Below is a genomic region from Spongiibacter nanhainus.
CTCCCCCGGAGATAATCATGTCTTTAACACGATCTTTGATAAAGAGATAACCGCGCTCATCCATCAACCCGGCATCGCCGGTGTGCAGCCAGCCATCCACCACGGTTTTGGCTGTTGCCTCATCGTTGTTCCAATAACCCTGCATAATCTGCGGGCCTCGGGCGACGATCTCGCCAATCTCTCCCCGAGGCACCTCCTGCCCGGCATCGTCGACAATCTTGATATCGGTGCCCGCCACTGCGCGACCACAGGAGCGCAGCAATTCTGGCTCAGATGCTAGGGCCCGGCGGTGATCTTCGGCGGTTAAGAAGGCCAGCGCCATGGTCGCTTCAGTTTGCCCATAACCCTGCACAAAATCACAACCAAAGGTATCCATACACTCTTTTAGCAGACTCTCCGGAATCGGTGAGGCGCCATAGTTAATGGTATGGAGATGGGAAAAATCGTAGTCCTTGATATTGGGCACCATCATCATTGAGAACTGCAGCATCACTGGGATCACCGCCACCACATTGATGCGCTCATTGGCCAGGGTCTCAATCATCCCCACTGGATCGTAATCGCGATGAATGACCAGAGACGAGCCGTAAATCACCCCCATCAGCGACCCCACCAAACCCACGGCATGGAAGTTGGGGGCAATTACCAGGGCACGCTCACCGACCCGGGACCATACACCGCTGCTTAAAGGCGCCTGATAGCAATTAATCAACACGTTGCCGTGGCTGATCAACACCCCCTTGGGGCGACCGGTTGTGCCGCTGGTATACATATGGAACAGGGTGTCGTCGGCGGTGACTGCCACATCATTAAAGGTCCCAGCCCCCTCCAGCCAGGCGGCCAGTGACGCTGTACCGGCGATATCGCCATCGATACAGACGCCGGGTTTGCCCTGCAAGTACTCACCCCGCAGTTCATCAAACTCACTGTCAAAGCACAGCAGTTTGATATTGGCATCACTGGCGATAAAGTTGAGTTCGTCAACGCTCAAGCGATAGTTGAGCCCCACCGCCACCGCGCCGATGCGGGCACAGGCCAGAAACACGCAAAAGTTATCCACCGAATTTTTGGCGAGGATGCCCACCCGGTCGCCTTTGGCAATACCACTGGACTGCAGGGCGGCGGCGATACGCTGAACGTAGTCCCGAGCCTCCCGGTAGCTCAGCGAGCTGTTGGCATCGCTGGACATCATCACGTCACCGCGATTGGTAGCGTGAAAGTCCAGGTACTCACACAGGTTGTTAAACAAGTTCATGGCGCTTCTCCATTATCGTTATTGCCCCTCGCCCGGCGGGCGCTTATTGAGGTAGATCTGCGTAGCGATGCTGATAAAAGCGCTCGCGCTGGATATCGGCGCTGCCCAGACAGGCATCGATCATCATTAGACGTTTTAAGTACTGGCCGATGGGTAACTCCTCACTGACTCCCATACCGCCGTGCAGTTGAACGGCCTCCTCGGCAATCTTGCGGCCCTTACGCCCCACTTGGTATTTCAGTGCCGCCACCACCTCGGTGCGATCGGCGCTGTGGTCCAGCACCGCACATTGCCCACGCAGCAGCATGGCACGACACAACTCGGCGTCCGCATACATGTCCACCATGCGGTGCTGCAAAGCCTGGAAGGAGCCGATGGCGACGCCGAACTGCTTGCGGTTTTTGGCGTATTCCACGGTGTCTCTTAGCAGGGCATCCATCGCGCCCTGGGCTTCTGCCGCCAAGGCCACTGTCGCCGACAGCAGCACCTGCTCCAGCGCTGCCTCACAGCCATCACCGGTAAACAGACAGGCCCCGGCATCAACGCTGACATCCTCCAGTATCAAGGTGCAACAGTCACTGCCATCCATCAAAGCCATGCGCTCGCTAATGAGACCGTCACTATCGGACGCCACTACAAACGCATTGAGCTCACCGGACTCGGTACGCGCCACCACCAGCGCTTGATCAAAGTGGGCACCGGGCACCAGGACTTTGGTGCCGCTCAGTCGCCAGCCGTCGGCGTCGCGACGGGCAAGACACTGCCAAGAGGACGGAACCTCACCGTAGTGACCTTCAAACAGGGCCGGGGTGAGACGGAGGTCACCGCTCATCACCTCAGTGAGTAATTCATCCCGGCGCGGCGAAGCTGGCGCGGCCGCCAGCAGTGCACCGGCCACCAATATCGACGACCAAAACGTCGCGATACTGGCCGACTTGCCCAGGCCTTCCATCAGTAAGCAGCTCTCCACAATGGAGCCACCAAAGCCACCCAGATCTTCCGCAAAGGGCATCGCCAACCAGCCCAGCTCGGCAAATACCTGCCACTGCTCGGCGGCGTCTACGTCTGGCTGTTGATCCGCGCAGTAGCGTTC
It encodes:
- a CDS encoding long-chain-fatty-acid--CoA ligase: MNLFNNLCEYLDFHATNRGDVMMSSDANSSLSYREARDYVQRIAAALQSSGIAKGDRVGILAKNSVDNFCVFLACARIGAVAVGLNYRLSVDELNFIASDANIKLLCFDSEFDELRGEYLQGKPGVCIDGDIAGTASLAAWLEGAGTFNDVAVTADDTLFHMYTSGTTGRPKGVLISHGNVLINCYQAPLSSGVWSRVGERALVIAPNFHAVGLVGSLMGVIYGSSLVIHRDYDPVGMIETLANERINVVAVIPVMLQFSMMMVPNIKDYDFSHLHTINYGASPIPESLLKECMDTFGCDFVQGYGQTEATMALAFLTAEDHRRALASEPELLRSCGRAVAGTDIKIVDDAGQEVPRGEIGEIVARGPQIMQGYWNNDEATAKTVVDGWLHTGDAGLMDERGYLFIKDRVKDMIISGGENIYPVEIENHLMAHPQIDDAAVIGIPDEKWGEVPLAVLVSGENPPLSEGELEAYCRGKLAGFKIPSKLEYIPGLPRNPSGKILKKDLRQLFADKYGF
- a CDS encoding acyl-CoA dehydrogenase family protein, which produces MDFSLTDEQQLLKDSIERYCADQQPDVDAAEQWQVFAELGWLAMPFAEDLGGFGGSIVESCLLMEGLGKSASIATFWSSILVAGALLAAAPASPRRDELLTEVMSGDLRLTPALFEGHYGEVPSSWQCLARRDADGWRLSGTKVLVPGAHFDQALVVARTESGELNAFVVASDSDGLISERMALMDGSDCCTLILEDVSVDAGACLFTGDGCEAALEQVLLSATVALAAEAQGAMDALLRDTVEYAKNRKQFGVAIGSFQALQHRMVDMYADAELCRAMLLRGQCAVLDHSADRTEVVAALKYQVGRKGRKIAEEAVQLHGGMGVSEELPIGQYLKRLMMIDACLGSADIQRERFYQHRYADLPQ